A window from Purpureocillium takamizusanense chromosome 3, complete sequence encodes these proteins:
- the ago1 gene encoding Protein argonaute (COG:J~EggNog:ENOG503NU0D), which produces MGFDPAKSAKAEDRGNTRVELPPDAYVPDTAKSQFTLRNNKYNTEGKPAQVEVNQYRLKSLDFTKTIYQYDVTISPDHEKKNVILKKVWTHETTKKALAPYKYHMWIFDGKKLAWSSTYVDRGELRFTVDLDDGKRPPGARPREGGQFLVMIRQTITVNMNSIQTYLQKKASFDNNVLQAMNFLDHLIRQYPSQKLLSIKRNFYEVSERGQPLTGGGSTIVVHKGAYASIRMVNNLAQGGMGLALNCDVANTCFWLGPESLDTVVLQFLASCDRRRWGSLTPITMAREFWPVKHNTGVWASSDAFKQLRKMRRLRFRVDHPNRKDREKVFTIQDFAFDQKYGAEGGNAKNVTFEYNGKEISVANYYAQKYKAHLKYSNLPLIFAGKAGWFPMEFAILEPMQRYQFKLNPDQTAAMIKVAVTRPQQRKADIVHHASKLKQAEDPYLREYGVKFETAFAKTEARIIAPPRVDFSQGNADPRFSGRWDLRGKKFWRQNLAPLANWGFIVMDGCVNFPQLQNFAKTFRSTFLGHGGKCPNDAMLLNVPADMKYNGAEALAWAHGEVTRARGYTQLLFVVVQHKNSPHYERLKKSGDCRFGILTQVVNGEAVKRNNGQYHSNVCMKVNAKLGGATSRTTPPWKTAQTYFPKDRPTMIIGADISHTAPGSNAPSTAAMTMNVDRDATRFAAMVETNGYRTEVLSPSNIRFMMQNLCKQWQAGHEGSYPKHIIYFRDGVSEGQFAKVLHREIGEIKAYFRDNKPANPNLEIPKFTVVVATKRHHIRFFPQQGGDKNSNALPGTLVEKEVTHPFMWDFYLCSHVAIQGTARPVHYHVILDEMGVPVNEFQKMIYHQCYSYARSTTPVSLHPAVYYAHLAGNRARAHENVATSEGFRAGAKGHEMIRDQVAKGITIGSIPEGTEAPQLLALGGRPDQKNGPVEGEMRQREFFRGTMWYI; this is translated from the coding sequence AACGTCATTTTGAAGAAAGTATGGACCCACGAAACGACGAAGAAGGCACTCGCGCCATACAAATACCACATGTGGATTTtcgacggcaagaagctggCATGGTCCAGCACATACGTGGATCGCGGCGAACTGCGATTTACCGTCGACCTGGATGACGGCAAGCGTCCACctggcgctcgcccgcgtgAGGGCGGCCAATTTCTTGTCATGATTCGGCAAACCATCACGGTGAACATGAATTCCATCCAGACATACCTTCAAAAGAAGGCGTCTTTCGACAATAATGTCCTCCAAGCAATGAACTTCTTGGACCACTTGATTCGACAATATCCGTCGCAGAAATTGCTTTCGATCAAACGCAACTTCTACGAGGTCTCGGAGCGAGGCCAACCTCTCACCGGAGGAGGATCGACAATTGTTGTACACAAAGGCGCCTACGCCTCAATTCGAATGGTCAACAATCTGGCCCAGGGTGGAATGGGACTCGCGCTCAATTGCGACGTGGCCAACACTTGCTTCTGGCTTGGACCAGAAAGCCTGGACACTGTTGTCCTCCAATTCCTCGCATCCTGCGATCGGAGGAGATGGGGCTCGCTGACGCCCATAACCATGGCCAGGGAGTTTTGGCCGGTCAAGCACAACACTGGTGTATGGGCATCTTCGGATGCCTTCAAACAACTCCGGAAGATGCGACGCCTTCGGTTCAGGGTCGACCATCCGAATCGCAAAGACCGGGAAAAGGTCTTTACCATTCAGGACTTCGCCTTTGATCAGAAATATGGAGCCGAGGGAGGCAACGCCAAGAACGTCACATTTGAGTACAACGGAAAGGAGATATCGGTTGCCAACTACTATGCGCAGAAGTACAAGGCCCATCTCAAATACTCCAACCTGCCCCTCATATTCGCTGGCAAAGCCGGCTGGTTTCCCATGGAGTTTGCCATTCTCGAGCCCATGCAGCGTTACCAGTTCAAACTCAACCCAGACCAGACAGCTGCCATGATCAAAGTGGCCGTGACCCGTCCGCAACAGCGCAAAGCGGACATTGTTCATCACGCATCCAAGCTCAAGCAGGCAGAAGACCCTTACCTCAGAGAGTACGGTGTCAAGTTCGAAACAGCATTTGCGAAGACAGAGGCTCGCATCATTGCCCCGCCTCGTGTCGATTTCTCCCAGGGCAACGCCGATCCGAGATTTTCTGGCCGCTGGGACCTCCGCGGTAAGAAGTTTTGGCGACAGAACTTAGCGCCGCTCGCGAACTGGGGATTTATAGTCATGGATGGCTGTGTCAATTTTCCGCAGCTCCAAAATTTTGCCAAGACATTTCGGTCGACATTCTTGGGCCATGGCGGGAAGTGCCCAAATGACGCTATGCTTCTCAACGTTCCCGCGGACATGAAGTACAACGGAGCAGAGGCCCTGGCTTGGGCACATGGAGAGGTTACCCGTGCACGCGGATACACGCAACTGCTGTTTGTGGTTGTTCAGCACAAGAACAGTCCCCACTACGAGCGGCTCAAGAAATCGGGAGACTGCCGATTTGGCATCCTCACGCAGGTAGTGAACGGTGAGGCCGTCAAGCGCAACAACGGCCAGTACCATTCGAATGTCTGCATGAAGGTTAATGCGAAGCTTGGCGGTGCAACGTCTCGCACTACGCCTCCGTGGAAGACTGCGCAGACGTATTTTCCCAAGGATCGTCCGACCATGATTATCGGCGCTGATATCTCACACACGGCTCCTGGGAGTAATGCGCCTTCGACTGCGGCGATGACAATGAATGTGGACCGCGATGCCACCAGGTTTGCTGCCATGGTGGAGACGAATGGTTACCGCACTGAGGTGCTCAGTCCGTCAAACATCCGCTTCATGATGCAGAACTTATGCAAGCAGTGGCAGGCGGGACACGAGGGGTCCTACCCCAAACACATCATTTACTTTCGAGATGGTGTTTCTGAGGGGCAATTCGCCAAGGTTCTGCACCGTGAGATTGGTGAAATAAAGGCCTACTTCCGTGACAACAAACCGGCCAACCCCAACCTTGAAATCCCCAAGTTCACGGTTGTGGTCGCTACAAAGCGCCACCACATTCGGTTCTTTCCCCAACAGGGTGGTGACAAAAACAGCAATGCCCTTCCAGGAACGCTTGTCGAGAAGGAAGTTACCCACCCTTTTATGTGGGATTTCTATCTCTGCTCGCATGTGGCGATTCAGGGCACGGCTCGGCCTGTGCACTACCACGTCATCTTGGATGAGATGGGCGTGCCGGTAAACGAGTTCCAAAAGATGATTTACCATCAGTGCTATTCGTATGcacgctcgacgacacccgTGTCGCTCCACCCTGCGGTGTACTATGCCCATCTCGCTGGCAACCGCGCTCGCGCCCATGAAAACGTGGCGACCAGCGAAGGATTCCGTGCCGGTGCCAAAGGCCATGAGATGATTCGCGACCAGGTTGCGAAGGGCATAACCATCGGAAGCATTCCGGAGGGCACGGAGGCTCCACAGCTACTGGCGCTCGGTGGACGACCCGATCAGAAGAATGGCCCGGTTGAGGGGGAGATGCGCCAGCGAGAGTTCTTCCGCGGGACCATGTGGTACATTTAA